The following nucleotide sequence is from Capsicum annuum cultivar UCD-10X-F1 unplaced genomic scaffold, UCD10Xv1.1 ctg70874, whole genome shotgun sequence.
TACTTTTAGCATTCTTTATAGCCCACATTGTATAGTCCTCCCATATGCTTGCAGTGATAGCATCTTTATGTATCCAGTGAAGCATCCGAGTCCAGAGGGTTTGTGCAAAAGCACAAGAAAGGAAAAGATGATCTCTAGTTTCATCTTGCATCAGACATAGAACACAGGTAGGGGAAAGTTTAAGACCCCATCTAAGAAGTCTGTCCACAGTTAGTAAATTTCCATGAAAGTGAAACCACATAGTAAATTTTGCCTTTGATCGTGCATCATTCTCAAACATCAGGCATTTCCATAAAAGTTTTTGTTATTGATCGTTATATTCTTCATATTCTTCAatcaaataaattcttttttattaaacTTTATTACTGTTACATGCAGATGATGACCGTTTAGTAGGTTAATTTTTCATACTATATCCaagcttgaatttgatgttcttatcttttttttttgtgataattttattttattattattgttaatttgtataagaaataaagaaaaattaagaaaagagaagaatagataaATGTGAAAgtagaaattttattgatataattgACCCGACTTAAGTTTTTCTAAATATTGTGTTTGATATTATTGATCTTCATTTTAGTGTTGTTCTATatcatatttttactttatttagtcAATCGTATACAATTGGAATTGTTTTGGTAGTTAATATCACATTCACGAATTGTTctgtatttaaattatatttaaataataataaagaaaaatataaaactttaaagttattttttgcaATTATATGATTAGTTTTACCAATATAAATTTGGTTAGAGGTGGGGGAGGAGAAAATATTAACAATCtaacattaaattattttttcttatagatTTCATTAGAGATATAAAattggagggggagggggggatTGGATGTCGTGTGGGAGGGGGTtgaatttacttttattttttttttaagggaaaagggtcaaatatgcccCTTAACTTTGtaaaaaggttcaaatatatcCTCTGTTACTAGTTTGGTCCAAATATACCCTCGCCATTAAAGTTTAGGAGCgaatatacccctaaactttgcgAAAGGGTTTAAATATGC
It contains:
- the LOC124894172 gene encoding uncharacterized protein LOC124894172, producing MFENDARSKAKFTMWFHFHGNLLTVDRLLRWGLKLSPTCVLCLMQDETRDHLFLSCAFAQTLWTRMLHWIHKDAITASIWEDYTMWAIKNAKSRSQRVRIFKLVFAECVHTLWIEGNQRIFEEKQRTCDSLAKVLAYTCITRAKPTISTLLHNYRF